The stretch of DNA ctacaaaagaaaagaaaaaaaagaagaaaaaaaaaactatgcTGCGAAAGCGGTaaaaaaattgggttgcctcccaacgagcgcctaatttaacgtcgcggcacgactcaaCACATGTTTAAGCATCATCTAAGTTCACTGAGGTCTtatgacgtgcaatgtcaccaccccaataatgttttattctttggccatttaccaagaaggtGCCACTTGAGCTCTTATCACGTAGTTCCACCGCTCCGTGAGGCCTCACACTTACCAAAACAAAAGGACCTGCCCAACGGGACTTAAGCTTTCCAGGGAATAGCTTCAACCTTGAATTGAACAAAAGAACTTCTTGACCCGGCTCAAACTCTCGATGTTGAATGTGTTTGTCATGCCACCTCTtcgtcttttctttatataatttggcattttcatatgcatgcaatcgaaactcatcaagctcgttgagttgcaaCAACCTATTCTCACCAGCTGAGTCCatatccatatttagctttttgatcgcccaataagctttatgttcaagctcgactggcaagtgacatgccttccTATAAActaacctgtacggagaagtacctatgggagTCTTGTATGCAGTTCGATATGCCTATAATGCATCGTCCAGCTTTCCTGCCCAGTCTTTTCTATTTCCACTTACTGTTTTCCCCagaatctgctttacctctctgtttgaaacttctacttgaccactcgtttgggggtgataggcagtggaaactttgtgcttaactccatattttgCAAGAACATTATttagcaatttgttacaaaagtgagttcctccgtcgcttatcaacactcttggagtcccaaagcgcGTGAAGATGTGCTTTTTTACAAaacttaccactacctttgcgtcattagtaggcagagcaatggcctccacccacttagaaacatagtcgaccgccaccaaaatgtacctgtgaccattagagtatgggaacggtcccatgaaatcaatcccccaaacatcaaaaagctctactgtcagaatattttgcaagggcatctcgtgcttccttgtgatagttccggttctttggcatctgtcacaatttttaacaaaggcatgtgcatccttaaataattttggccaatagaaacctgattgtagcactttttgggcggttctatccccaccgtgatgacctccatatggcgaagcatgacagccatgcaatattgcattcatctcttcttcaggaacacaccttcgcaccaactgatctACGCATTGCCTAAATAAGAATGGCGCATCCCAtatgtagagcctcacatcatgtaagaatcttcttctattatcaggtgttaattctagtggtgtcaccccacttgcaataaaatttacataatccgcataccatggggcttcacctgaggtgactgctaatagctgctcatcaggaaatgtttctttgattgactcTCCTTCAGCTAtatggttccgactttctaatctggacaagtgatcagccacttgattttctgtcccttttcgatctcggatttctaagtcaaattcttgcaagaggaggacccaacgaatcagccttggcttggcatctttcttttcaaacaagtatctgatagctgaatgatctgtgtagacaacaactttggttcccactagataagatctgaacttgtcaaatgcccataccactgcaagcaactctttttcagtaactgtataattcatctgagctggattcatagttttgctcgcataataaatggagtgaaatattttatcccttatttgccccaaaatagctctgattgctatgtcacttgcatcgcacatcaactcatatGGCAGTCCCCAATCTGGGgcgatgataattggtgcagtcaccaaccttcccttcagctcctcaaatgctttcagacatgcatcatcaaacttgaaggtgacatctttctctagaagcctgcataatggagaagaaatttttgaaaaatctttaatgaatcgacgataaaaacctgcatggcccaagaaactgcgaatgcctttgacggatgtcggtgggggcaatttttcaatcgcctccacctttgctttatccacctgtaaaCCATCTTTTGACACTTTGTGCCccaaactataccttcacgtaccatgaaatggcacttttcccagttgagtaccaggtttgtctcttcacacctagctagcactttatcaaggtttgttaaacaattatcaaaagaacatccaaacacagaaaaatcatccatgaatacttctacaaatctttcaactatgtcagtaaaaatagccatcatacacctttgaaaagtcgcaggtgcattacagagaccaaagggcattctcttgaacgcatacgtgccatagggacatgtaaatgtggttttctcttggtcctctggggctatagcaatctgattataccccgaataaccatctaGGAAACAATAGTATTCCTGTCCTgataacctatcaagcatttggtcaataaaggggaggGGGAAGTGGTCCTTTCAGGTGgctttgttcaattttctataatctatgcaaattctccacccagtgacagttcttgtaggaattaagtcattattttcattaaccactacagtcatcccccctttctttggcacacattgaacggggcttacccatttgctatcagagattgggaatacaatacctgcatcaagccacttaatcacttcttttcttaccacctctttcatgattggatttaggcggcgttgttgctctacactttgcttgtgtccatcctccatgaggattttatgcatgcagaaagctggactaatgcctttgatgtcagacatcgtccacccaattgctcgcttgtgctcacgtagcactctcaacaacttttcttcctacaatttagacaagtcagaagaaacaataacaggtaaagtgtcagaactacccaaataagcatattgaaggtgagggggtaggggtttaagctccaattttggagcttcttcaattgacggctttggaggggggccacttggcctattcaggggctcaaacgggtttattccttgcatgtaagcacatgatgcatctaggatatgcatcatctcctcaacctcatcatcaatctccaagctatcaaacatcatgattgctttttctagagaatcgtctagatatacaaTCGTGTCAAGAAGTgtttcatccacctccacaacagatatcatagagagctcctcatagtggcggggaagttggatcgcTTTGTATACATTAaaaactgcttcctcgttgtccaccctcataatcatttttccctctcgcactttaattattgcatcaccagtagccaagagaggtcgtcccaatatgattggaacttgttcatcagcctcaaaatcaagaataatgaagtcagctgggaagataaatttcccaatttgcagcaatacatcttcaattactccttcagggtaggctatggacctatcagctaattgcaacatcacagtggttggtcttggagctcccagacccaattgcttaaataATGACAAGGGCATTAaatttatgcttgcccccaaatcacaaagggCACGACCCACGTTAATATTACCAATTTGTACagggatggtgaagctgccaggatccttaagcttttgaggaagcttgttttggacccttgaagtgcactcctcagtaagtgcaactgtttcgaactcagtcaatttcctcttgtgagccactatatcttttatgtacttagcatattttgggatttcacgaagtacatccaccaacggaatattcaattgaacttggcttaacatagagagaaatttattgaacatgcgatcatcattctttttctgcaatctctgagggaaaggtggtggtggccttgcagcctccactggctctgaacttgcatcatttttctttgactcgtgtattgccttagggatTAGCTCCCTCTCAGGTATAGGCctgttctttctcttctttggcacttcttctagttccctcccgtttctgagtgtaactgcattaacttgagggttcttctctgtatcactgggaagcgCGCCTgcaggtctagtattttgatttgctgctaactgtcccatttgcctctcaagatttctgaaatcgatCCTGAGTTGTTGATTAtcaagcaacaacttcttcagcaagtcattcgtactctcttctgtttGTAGGGGTGGTCTCTGAGGTTGATTGAAATTTTCTTGGGGCCTATACTggttctgattctgttgatttcctccccatgagaagttaggatgattcttcCAATTTGGATTATAGGtattcccatattgcgcatgctGATTCATTGGACCCCTGCTCTGttgtcccacatagtatatagactcaggattcgtggggcacatatcactcatatgactgtcaccacatagttcgcaacaaatagacatctgttgtacatgttgcatttgttgtgtttgttgcgtggtcattctattcatctgatttgccaattttgctatatcggctctcatggcggagaaatcatcaagctcaatcaacccggctgccttctgtttaatttCCCTtcttgaatccccctctccttgccaattatggtcattggcagtgaagttatttagcaagagttgtatttcactatacggcctcgccatgcaactacccccacaagctgagtcaagattcatttttgatgcttcatctaacccatcaacaaaagtgtgacccaatacctcatcagtctgacaatgatgcgggcagtctctgagtagcttcttgtatctttcccaagcttgacgaagtgtctcgccatcccgttgttggaacccaagaatttggctcctcagggaatttgtcttcttagttgggaaaaacttgattaagaatttccttgctagatcatcccaagtgtggattgagttcgtgggctccttttgcaaccattccttagcttcccccaacagtgaaaagggaaatagtgtcagcctgacatagtccttggaaacgttcggataattataagtgtccgtaatttccaagaagttctgaatgtgcctctgcgggtcctcatgagatagacccacatattgtcctgtggactgaatcagctgtaccatgtactgtttgagttcaaaatgcccagtgatatcaggcttcacaatagcctgagtcatattcgcaagattgggccttgcggcttcaattaccggacgctcttcattgcctgccatatctattggctgtggttggactgcgatgtccaactctctttctattctcgttctagcttcgtgttcccttctcactctatgtagtgttcgttcgatttctggatcaagaggaatgaggttgtttgcacttctactcctctgcattcgagagaagaccctgcgttgacacaaaccaggcaaactgaaaattaaaacttgaaaacaaatatctaataaaagcttaacttagtcacgtagctaatttctaagtccccggcaacggcgccaaaaacttgttgcgaccaaacacactcacgcaagtatacgcggtcgtcaagtaataaagtgactaaaagtcggatgtcgaacccacgaggacttatgattaactattaactaattcaaactcgaatagcttatcgattcaaactatttctgacaaaatatataattttctaaattactacctaaagGCTGTCAAGTAATGAATTGCTAAGAAtcaaacacaacacttaaatagttttgaataacaatcaataggatataatatttcagagtcacgggttatctaacaatcatgttgcattcttagtttaaagtaactaattgatttatctgtgTTATTGattcacagggttgatattactcgtaAGCATCTGTCGAggccttactcgcctattcaagctaacttaatacctatatgtctatggaatttagtttaacaagaacgcatttacaattcctgtattgcaaccgagtaaggcaattaggtatatgtctatcctaattgcgaatccgttccccgatacccgggtttaagaacttactctatttaattctatatgcaatctagagttcccactttcgagttcaactctagattcgtagatagtatttcactgttagctactcagcaaaataatttaaaacagaattaaataaacaacccaatatgataaaatcaacttcgtcaatttaaacttcaaacatcaacattcatgtatacccatgaccctagaacaatagggttcttagccactcatgttcatacaatcatcaaaaattatattttcaaacataaaatcaatgaatactaggaaagggatggaagaattgatcaaatcctcgCTTTTTAGTGTTTTGTGCCTCTCCTCTTCCTTTAAATCCGTTCCTCCcttcaaaaataggtttaggttggcttttatatgagttgggggcgtctaggggtcgaaataaccgagtcctagtcaaaAAAGGAAAATCCCCGTTGTGACCGTCCaggccagcgtggggcgctggaccTGGCGCTCAAACTTCTTTGCTTCTGTAAAGTGCGCCACAGCGagcgccccacgctggctgtGGCGCTCAACTTCCATTTCTGCAATTTTGTTCCagtttcgctccaattcgcgccctttcatcccaaattgcatccgaatgattcatatacatagaaataccaaaatttagcacaaacaatcatattaaacatctcaaatcgtcgagacgtgaataaaatgtgaggcgatatataCCAAAATATGCATTCATTTAGCCGATTATCACTCGCCAAAAATATTTGCATTTCGCATTTTCGCTAGCCAAGctaatatacataaattatatatatatatatatatatatatatatatatatatatatacctttcgGCTATTTTTGGGGGCCATGCGGCTATACAATGTAAGAATACTAAAACTAAATGCAAATGTTGGGCTAAGTGGTAGGTAAAATGACATTATATAGcctctcaaaataatagtcgaaaatatatttttttgtatatatacattttgtatgttatatataaacaTTAAACAatcgaatgtaaatagtttctggcgcagGCTAAAAGTGAAACAACACTAAATGGTGACTTTGATTGTGTATTTTAGTGAACTTCTAAAACGATGATATATATAGCATTGATCTATATGTGTTTTCTTGTGTGTTTTGGAATAAATTCTGGTACTCCATATTAACTACTCTTTTGTCAAGAAAAGGGGATTCTAAATGGAATGGACACTGTTTTAATCAGTAAATATTTTATGTTGAAGTAAAGTTAATTCAACCACTGCATCGTATGAAAGAGTTCAACTTTAATGTAAATGCCTAACTCGAAACAGAGTCAGATCGAGAATTTACAAGTTATGTGTGCATCATTACCTTCAATAATAAGCATTCACTGGTCATAAAAACTGATAATAGGAGGCATATTTGGATGGTTCGATCGATTTTGAGTCAATTCAGTTCGGTTCCTATACTACATTCTTTATCTTTAAATAACCTTATCAATAAACATATCAAAATTTGTTTGATTTAGTTAAGTTTTTTCTCCAGCGATTTAGTTTCATTAAATAAAATTAGAAAACTGTGAGAAAGTAAGTGGTAAACATCTATTAACGGTCTTTTTCTTTTCCTATGGAGGCCATGAATAAAAGCAACAGATAAATGCTTGTTTGGTACGATGGAAAAGGATAATTAATCTCAAGAttaatgtcacgatccaatttaggatcatgaccgacACCTAGGAGCAAGTGACtccaagtaagcctcatcgatATTTTACAGAAAATCAGGCAGAGTTTCTTCTGTTTTTGGAGTATCCCAAAAATTTCCCTGtctcaaatcaacaaccaaacatcctAATATCAATTCAAACGATAATGACTTTATCAATTAACCAAAATAAATATCTACCACTAATAGTCCACCCACTAACAACTAGAAATACTACTTTATCTCCAACTTTGATAAGAATTAGCGATACTCAATATAAGTCTATAATaacaaaagaaaactcaagactctaaaaagaatgactatggagcgactctaagagttcaaagaaaagaccataacaataaataaaatttcCGCCAACGCGAACAAGTGCGCGtctcaccaagaactatcaacttatgcgctctaattaacgaaatcctcgccCGCGTCAACTGTTGTctctgtaaaaaaaaaattagcgaGAAATGAGTCGCTaactcagtgagtaataacacttaaccgtttttattggggacaagtcaaaaacatgctagtatattaaacagaaaatatcataagaatgccctttcagaaacaataaataattttcagtctCATTATGTTTTTCTTGTAGTATAATACAAGTATAAATTATGTAATAAGCTCGGTAACCATtgtataatatcaatattcacacttgggaggtttcaatgaacgggtcatgtaatcggtataattatggacttcttcgcaagaagtcaaatataacggCAGTCCCTACTCAAGGGAAATCAGTAACGGTATGTTAGTTCTACCTTTCCACTAGCGAGGGTTGTAACGGTAATCTgtaattacaaggtgcaccaggtctaacgaacccgccgttagctacgggatccttcaatgTCTACTCCCGTTTATACTTGTCTTTGTAATCCGTATATACTCGTAGAAAATACTTTAAAACAATATAGGGCATGTCAACTCTTATCAAATCATATAATTTCATTTCGATAACAGTAAattcaagtaacggtaaaacaGATCTAGTGACAACGGAAATATTTATAACAACGGTAAGcatctcaaataactatttcggtatcatatcgagtaaaagacatgtcccacatgcaactcaaaataatcggtaacatattcatattaaaatcatgtgtaaatcgtgcaagttatgaaaacacaaattgcggtAACTTACTACTTACAGTACTTCGTGCGGAATACCAAACTCGTCACCTCGAACGATCTGTACGATTTTTttcaatcaatctataatcaTATCAATATCGATCTCGtgttaattttttttgttttagcTAATTCATAGCTAATTTAGAATACCCAACCCCTAGGTTCATGTTTGACTCTTAATTCGTTAATTTATACTTACTCACGCTACTAGTAGTTTAGAATACTTCAAAATCTATTAAATACAACTTATTCATATGTTATACCCAGTTAATTAACAGAAAAGTCTCATGAATTTCTCCCAATTTTCTTAACTTTATCTTTCAAATTCTTAATCTAAATTCCAAAATTATATCTACTCAGCCCTATAAGAATCATGTATATAAAATTCCATTGTTTGTACTAGATTAAAAGTAACTTGAATTTTGTTGTTTCTTCCCTTAGTTAACGAAGTAATAGCTAATAGTGTTCTAAATATTAAGTAAAGGAATCAGATTACCatgaaaaaattttaaaattcaattacCTAGCTTGTTCCCCTTCTCTGTAAATCCCCTTGCTAGAACAGAGTGAACCCACTTTGTGGTTGCGTTTGATCGCCTCTGTCCGTTTTGCTTCTGCCGAGTAAAGTTGCTTGCCCCTTattcttttgtttctgttagtGTAGGGATTTGCCCCTATTTCATCttatattgtattttttttttgtttattagtTATTTTGGGTAAATTACTTAATTACCCTTTATGTAATGAGGAGTATTACATGCTCCCCACCTTATAAAATTCGGTCCCCGAATTTACCTTAGGTGCATACCTGTAGACTGAAATAAATGAGGATACTTGACTCGCATAGCATCTTCTATTTCCCATGTAGCTTCTTCAACAGTATGATTTCTCCATAAGACTTTCACGAACACAATTTCTTTTGACCGTAGTTTTCTTATTTGTCTAACaacaatagccatcggctcctcctcgtaagacaACTTCTCATCGAACGGTATAGTCGGTGCTTCAAGTACCTGAGATGAGTctgatatatatttttttagtattgagacatgaaacactggatgaataaAAGACAACTCAAGAGGAAGTACCAAACGATAAGCCACAGCTCCCACTCTGTCTAGTATCTCATACAGTCCAATGAACATGGGGCTTAACTTGTCTCttttcccaaaccgcatcacacctttcatagggGAGACTCGTAAGAACAATTTGTCCCCAATTGTGAacattaactctcttcttcccTTATCTGCAAAAGACTTTTGTCTACTTTGAGTTGTGAGTAATCTCTGTCTGATCAACTGGACATTGTCAATAGCTTCTTGTACTAAGTCTGATCCCAATAAGTTAGTCTCTCCAGCTTCAAACCATCTTATAGGAGAacgacatcttctaccatacaatgcTTCGTACGGTGCccgtctgtctatggatgaaatgcaGTACTAAGATCTACTCGTGTACCCAATGCTTCTTGAAACGATTTTTAAAAGCGTGAAGTAAATTGTGATCTtctatcagagatgatggatattgGAACTCCGTGAAGTCGGACAATTTCGTTCATAAATATCTGTGCATACCTCACTCCATCATATGTAGTCTTCACTAGCAAAAAGTATGCTGATTTTGTCAGTCGATCTATAATTACCCACACAGAATCATAACCTCTAAGAGTACGGGGTAGGCCAGTCACAAAATTCATGGTAATTCTTTCCCATTTCCATACTGGAATCTCAAATTGTTGTAGTAGACCTGCAGGTCGCCGATGCTCAGCCTTGACCTACTGGAAAGTCAAACAGCTAGAAACAAAGTTAGCAACATCTTTCTTCATACTTTCCTACCAATAAAATTGCTTTAGGTCATGATATATTTTTGTGGATCCAGGATGTATAGTGTATCTAGAGTTGTCAGCTTCTTCAAGAATAGACTGTCTCAACCCATCTACGTTTGCTACACATAGCTTGTCACCCATTCGAAGAACACCATCACTTTCAACAATTATAGCCTTGCTTTTACCAGCTAAGGCCTCATCTCTGTATTTGCATAATCGCTCATCCTCATATTGGGTGGCCTTAATTCACTCAACTAATTAAGACTTAGCCTGAGCACAAGCCAACAATGCCTCTGAATTTACGACACTAAATCTGATACATGTATCTTCTAGTATCTGAACATCCTTGGTCAAAAGTCTCTTTGTAGGAGCTATATGTGCCAAACTCCACATAGATTTTCTACTCAATGCaccagccaccacattggcttttccaAGATGATACAAAATAGAACAGTCATAGTTTTTGAGTAGTTCCATCCATCGACACTGCCGAAGATTTAGATCTCTTCGCTGAAAGATATACTTCAGACTTTTATGgtcagtataaatctcacaagtttcgccatataggtaatgcctccaaatttttagaGCAAATACCATTGCAGCCATCTCCAAATCATGTGTAGGATAGTTTTGCTCGTGCTTTCTCAATTGTCTCGAAGCGTAAGTTATAACGCGGCCATTTTGCATGAGAACACATCCTAATCCTACCCTCGAGGCGTCACAGAATACTGTAAATACTCCAGAACCTGATGGTAAGGCTAATACTGGTGCAGTTGTCAAACATGTTTTGTgtttctgaaagctctgctcacattcctccgtccactgaaactttgCATTTTTCTGTGTTAGCTTAGTCAGTGGCGCTGCTATTCTGGAGAAATCCTGCACAAAACGCCTGTAATAGCCTGTTAAACCTAAAAAGTTGCGAATCTCTGTAGGAGAGGTCTTGGCCATTTCTGCACAACTTCggtcttcttaggatccaccataattccatctttggatacaacatgccccagaaATGATACTAAGTCcaaccaaaattcacactttgagaacttagcataaagccgaTGTTCTCGCAATGTCTGCAACACAGTCCTCAGATGATTCTCGTGTTCTCCTTGGCTATGAGAATATATCAGGATATCATAATAAATACTATTACAAATCTATCCAGAAACGGTTTGAACACCATattcattaaatccatgaatGCAGCTGGAGCCTTAGTCAGTCCGAAAGGCATCACcggaaactcataatgcccataccgagtcctgaaagcagtcttagaAATATCTTTATCTTTGTTTCTAAGCTGATGATAACCAGATCGAAGGTCAATCTTTGAAAAGTGCGCAGCTccatgtaactgatcaaacatgtCATCTATACGAGGCAAGGGATATTTATTGCGAATTGTTattttgttcaactgcttgtagtcaatgcacattcttaGAGATACGACTTTCTTCTTTACGAACAATAATGGTGCACCC from Nicotiana tomentosiformis chromosome 11, ASM39032v3, whole genome shotgun sequence encodes:
- the LOC138902145 gene encoding uncharacterized protein, producing the protein MSDMCPTNPESIYYVGQQSRGPMNQHAQYGNTYNPNWKNHPNFSWGGNQQNQNQYRPQENFNQPQRPPLQTEESTNDLLKKLLLDNQQLRIDFRNLERQMGQLAANQNTRPAGALPSDTEKNPQVNAVTLRNGRELEEVPKKRKNRPIPERELIPKAIHESKKNDAKIRDRKGTENQVADHLSRLESRNHIAEGESIKETFPDEQLLAVTSGEAPWLVYRKACHLPVELEHKAYWAIKKLNMDMDSAGENRLLQLNELDEFRLHAYENAKLYKEKTKRWHDKHIQHREFEPGQEVLLFNSRLKLFPGKLKSRWAGPFVLVEMVAMARDDAAKGKGVGKSSTTAPPPKKRRQGESSSRQAKGKQ